The nucleotide sequence ATTTGTCTGATGAAGAAAAGCGGAAGGAGTTAATTTCTCCAAAATTCAAAAAGTATTTTGAGGAGGTTGCAGAAGAAACTATTGGAGTCGAAGAAGCGAAAAGGTATTTCATGGGAGAACAACAACTGGGAGTAGACTTTATTAACAATGTTATTAAAAAAATAAATGAAGATATAAAAAAGAAGTACGGGTATGAGGGGAAAAGAGACCTCGATAATCATTTAAATGATTTAGTAGAAAAGTCAAGAGTGTATCTTAAAGAAGAATGGGAGAAAGTCAAAAAAGAAGCTAATAAAGGAAGATTAAAAAAGTGAGGACCTCTTTAGAGGTGCTTTTTCTTTTGGAGTTGATTACCATTGCCTGAATACAAAACAAAAGCACAAAAGAAAAAGTTCTACAATTCTACATCATGGGCAGGGAAGAATGGTATACGACAGCAAGCATTAAAGCGTGACAACTATGAATGTCAACGTTGTAAAAAACTCGGACGTGTTTATGTTGATTCAGTAAAGGTTGAAGGTGAACGAAAGAGTATTGAATTAAATGTTCATCACATTAAAGAAATCGAGGACCATCCTGAGTTAGCTCTCTCATTGCACAACACCACAACACTTTGCATTCGTTGCCATAATGAAATTCACGAAAAAGGATATCAATACAAGGAACCCAGATGGAATGATGAGAAATGGTAGGTCCCCCCCGGTTAAAAAGTTTGGTTTTTACCGAAAAATCCATTGACCGCATGGGGACTCTTTTTTTCAGATTTTCACCTGAAAAGTTCACGATAGGGGGGGGGTGGGGGGATAATGGCAGTTGCAATTACAAAGTTAAAAAAGCAGCTAATGGAACGCATCGATACAGAAGACCTGGTACAAGTTGAAAAAGTTGAGCGATATATCAGCTTAGTCAAATCTTTTCGTCGTGTGAGTAAGACGATAGAACAAGAAGGAGAATCTGTTGTCACCCAGAACGGAGCGCAGCGCTTTACGAAAGCCCACCCTTTAATCGGTGAGCGAAATAAAATAAACGCCTCTCTTCTCAGCATTGAAAAATCATTTGGATTTGAACCTGAAGCACCAGAAGAAAATAAGCGCTCACTTAATGACTTAATATGATTCGCAATAAGCACGTTGATGAATATATTCGTCAGTATAAATCGGGTGAAATAAAGCTAAATAAAGAGCGCATAATGCTGATTGAATACCTGGAGAAATACATACTGACGAGAGATGATTTATATTTCGATGATGAAATGATCGATAATTTTATCAAGTTTACAGAGAAGTGGTATTTCCCTTTGCAGTCGTTTCAGAAGTTTTTGGCTGCATTTGTGTTTTTGTTTTACAAAGCGGATGACTCAGTTTTCTATGAGCAATTTCTTTGGACCATGGCAAGAGGAGCTGGAAAGAACGGGCTTATATCTGCTCTTGGTCATTTTTTAATTAGTCCGTTGCATGGAATACAAAGATACAATATCTCTATTGTGGCCAACAGCGAACTACAAGCGAAGACGTCATTCAAGGAAATTTATGATGTGGTTGGTTCTGCTGAAGTGTTGGAAGATATGTTTTATCGCACGAAAGTTGAAATAACAAGTAATGATACTAAAAGTATGCTGCAGTTTCACACGTCAAACGCAAACACTAAAGACGGTTTACGAGACGGAGCGGTCATTTATGATGAAATTCACCAATACGAAAATTACGATACGGTAAATGTATTCTCTAGCGGACTTGGAAAAGTACCGAATGCTAGGGAATTTTTTATTGGTACCGACGGGTTTGTTCGTGAAGGATTCTTAGACAAGATGAAGGAACGGGCGTTAAACATATTGGAAGGTAAAGAACTAGATGATCCTCTGTTTCCGTTCATCTGTAAGATTGATGATGCAAAAGAAATGGACAATCCTGATAGGTGGGAAAAAGCGAATCCGATGTTCAGCGAGCCAAGAAGCTCATACGCTAAAGGATTATTTAAAAAGGTCCTC is from Bacillus tianshenii and encodes:
- a CDS encoding HNH endonuclease yields the protein MPEYKTKAQKKKFYNSTSWAGKNGIRQQALKRDNYECQRCKKLGRVYVDSVKVEGERKSIELNVHHIKEIEDHPELALSLHNTTTLCIRCHNEIHEKGYQYKEPRWNDEKW
- a CDS encoding P27 family phage terminase small subunit, producing MAVAITKLKKQLMERIDTEDLVQVEKVERYISLVKSFRRVSKTIEQEGESVVTQNGAQRFTKAHPLIGERNKINASLLSIEKSFGFEPEAPEENKRSLNDLI
- a CDS encoding terminase large subunit, with product MIRNKHVDEYIRQYKSGEIKLNKERIMLIEYLEKYILTRDDLYFDDEMIDNFIKFTEKWYFPLQSFQKFLAAFVFLFYKADDSVFYEQFLWTMARGAGKNGLISALGHFLISPLHGIQRYNISIVANSELQAKTSFKEIYDVVGSAEVLEDMFYRTKVEITSNDTKSMLQFHTSNANTKDGLRDGAVIYDEIHQYENYDTVNVFSSGLGKVPNAREFFIGTDGFVREGFLDKMKERALNILEGKELDDPLFPFICKIDDAKEMDNPDRWEKANPMFSEPRSSYAKGLFKKVLTQYKQLVNNPSNREEFMTKRMNFPEVDLNKTVASWGDILATNRPFPELAHRTAVGGLDFASIKDFAAVGLLFKVGDDYVWKTHSFVRQGFLNNVKLKIPVKEWEARGLLTIVDEPVINISHIVNWFCNMREQYGVNTICADTFRLDLVKTALEAEGFELLYIRNPKAIHSLLAPRVETMFANQNIIFDDNPLMRWYTNNVYVHIKKDGNKEFLKKDEFRRKTDGFHAFIHALWQADNILEEDVDFFIGNIKF